The proteins below are encoded in one region of Mangifera indica cultivar Alphonso chromosome 7, CATAS_Mindica_2.1, whole genome shotgun sequence:
- the LOC123220217 gene encoding mediator of RNA polymerase II transcription subunit 21-like codes for MDIISQLQEQVNQIAGIAFNTFGTLQRDAPPVRLSPTYPEPPATNPPEDAANFLEQPKLMSAALVKAAKQFDALVAALPLAEGGQEAQLKRIAELQSENDAVGQELQRQLEAAEKELKQVQELFSQAVDNCLNLKKPD; via the exons ATGGACATCATTTCACAGTTACAAGAACAAGTCAATCAAATTGCGGGTATTGCCTTTAATACCTTTGGTACACTGCAAAGGGATGCTCCTCCTGTTCGACTCTCTCCAACCTACCCAGAACCACCAGCTACTAATCCCCCAGAGGATGCAGCAAATTTTCTGGAGCAACCCAAGCTCATGAGTGCTGCTCTTGTAAAAGCAGCTAAGCAG TTTGATGCATTGGTTGCAGCTCTTCCATTAGCTGAGGGTGGTCAAGAAGCTCAATTGAAAAGGATTGCAGAACTCCAG TCTGAGAATGATGCTGTGGGTCAAGAATTGCAGAGGCAACTGGAAGCTGCTG AGAAGGAACTGAAACAGGTGCAAGAGTTGTTCAGCCAGGCTGTGGATAATTGCTTGAATTTAAAGAAACCAGATTGA